From Woronichinia naegeliana WA131, the proteins below share one genomic window:
- a CDS encoding peptidase has translation MLRTFRKYHRTLALIACLPLIVTVISGVGYTIMGEWFHQDEIGEFLLSLHTFEIIHLEKIYPLLNGIGLIGLLVTGITMTGIFKKRPPTPKTGDS, from the coding sequence ATGCTTCGTACTTTCCGTAAATATCATCGAACCTTAGCCCTTATTGCCTGCTTACCTTTAATTGTCACGGTGATTAGTGGCGTTGGTTACACTATTATGGGCGAATGGTTCCATCAAGATGAAATTGGGGAATTTCTCCTCTCATTACATACTTTTGAAATTATTCATTTAGAAAAAATTTATCCCCTGCTCAATGGCATTGGTTTAATCGGTTTATTGGTGACAGGAATAACCATGACAGGTATTTTTAAAAAACGTCCTCCAACGCCAAAAACAGGGGATTCTTAG